The following proteins come from a genomic window of Metarhizium brunneum chromosome 2, complete sequence:
- the GPD-1 gene encoding Glyceraldehyde-3-phosphate dehydrogenase, translated as MAPVKVGINGFGRIGRIVFRNAVEHPEIEVVAVNDPFIDTEYAAYMLKYDSSHGIFKGDIKKEADGLVVNGKKVKFFTERDPSAIPWKSAGAEYIVESTGVFTTTDKAKAHLAGGAKKVVISAPSADAPMYVMGVNEKTYDGKADVISNASCTTNCLAPLAKVIHDKFTIVEGLMTTVHSYTATQKTVDGPSGKDWRGGRGAAQNIIPSSTGAAKAVGKVIPDLNGKLTGMSMRVPTANVSVVDLTVRIEKGASYDEIKEAIKEAANGPLKGILAYTEDDIVSSDMNGNTNSSIFDAKAGISLNKNFAKLVSWYDNEWGYSRRVLDLLAYIAKVDAGK; from the exons ATGGCTCCCGTCAAGGTTGGCATCAACGGTTTCGGCCGTATTGGCCGCATCGTCTTCCGCAACGCCGTCGAGCACCCCGAAATCGAGGTCGTGGCCGTCAACGACCCCTTCATCGACACTGAATACGCC GCCTACATGCTCAAGTATGACTCGTCCCACGGCATCTTCAAGGGCGACATCAAGAAGGAggccgacggcctcgtcgtcaacgGCAAGAAGGTCAAGTTCTTCACTGAGCGCGATCCCTCTGCCATCCCCTGGAAGTCCGCTGGCGCCGAGTACATCGTCGAGTCCACCGGtgtcttcaccaccaccgacaaggccaaggcccatCTGGCCGGAGGCGCCAAGAAGGTCGTCATCTCTGCTCCCTCTGCCGATGCCCCCATGTACGTCATGGGCGTCAACGAGAAGACGTACGACGGCAAGGCCGATGTCATCTCCAACGCTTCCTGCACCACCAACTGCCTGGCTCCCCTTGCCAAGGTCATCCACGACAAGTTCACCATTGTCGAGGGTCTCATGACCACCGTCCACTCCTACACCGCCACCCAGAAGACCGTCGACGGCCCCTCTGGCAAGGACTGGCgtggtggccgtggtgctgcCCAGAACATCATTCCCAGCAGCACCGGTGCCGCCAAGGCTGTCGGCAAGGTCATCCCCGACCTCAACGGCAAGCTCACTGGCATGTCCATGCGTGTTCCCACCGCCAACGTCTCCGTTGTCGACTTGACTGTCCGCATTGAGAAGGGTGCTTCCTACGACGAGATCAAggaggccatcaaggaggCTGCCAACGGCCCCCTCAAGGGCATTCTCGCCTACACCGAGGACGATATTGTCTCCTCCGACATGAACGGCAACACCAACTCCTCCATCTTTGAcgccaaggccggcatcTCCCTCAACAAGAACTTTGCCAAGCTGGTCTCCTGGTACGACAACGAGTGGGGCTACTCCCGCCGTGTCCTCGATCTCCTTGCCTACATTGCCAAGGTTGACGCTGGCAAGTAA